The following are from one region of the Phormidium sp. PBR-2020 genome:
- a CDS encoding bifunctional sterol desaturase/short chain dehydrogenase — MTSISWGYWGAIAAWGLGAILWVEVVRDLYHALAHVWPPLGRLHNWHHRVFRPDLTANSALIYRQAQWYNDVPEACVMIALSFPVWGLARIITPELAWGCSLGSLYAVVFLLAAMARGMGWNWAHQISDMTHLPGPFLNPPSRWWVNRPYHWRHHFENQNAYFCSTLTLVDQVMGTALSLKGKTIAVTGASGTLGQALLQQLQAQGAKVVALTSRDQTIYLDHSDRPIATLQWQVGQEAALQQELQGIDILIINHGINVHGDRSPEAIEGSYQVNAFSAWRLMEQFLQTVKSDRDRVRKELWVNTSEAEVNPAFSPLYELSKRTLGDLVTLRRLDSPCIIRKLILGPFKSNLNPVGVMSGDRVAAKIVKLAQRDVRNIIVTINPVTWVLHPLKELMVSLYFRWLTRPYPVEETCVNQDVSTRSSDSCSPPQ; from the coding sequence ATGACAAGCATTTCTTGGGGTTATTGGGGTGCGATCGCAGCTTGGGGATTGGGGGCAATCCTCTGGGTGGAAGTGGTGCGGGATCTCTATCATGCCCTCGCCCATGTTTGGCCCCCCCTGGGGCGACTCCATAATTGGCATCATCGGGTGTTTCGCCCCGATTTGACCGCCAATAGTGCATTAATTTACCGTCAGGCCCAATGGTACAACGATGTTCCTGAGGCCTGTGTGATGATTGCCTTGAGTTTTCCCGTCTGGGGGTTAGCCCGAATCATCACCCCCGAGTTAGCCTGGGGATGCAGTCTGGGAAGCCTCTATGCGGTCGTCTTCCTCCTGGCAGCTATGGCCCGGGGGATGGGCTGGAACTGGGCCCATCAGATCAGTGATATGACCCATTTACCGGGACCATTTCTCAATCCTCCTTCCCGTTGGTGGGTGAATCGTCCTTACCATTGGCGACATCACTTTGAGAATCAGAACGCTTATTTTTGCAGTACATTAACCCTGGTGGATCAGGTTATGGGGACAGCACTTTCACTTAAAGGAAAAACCATCGCCGTCACCGGGGCCTCGGGAACTCTCGGTCAGGCCTTGCTACAGCAGTTGCAGGCCCAAGGGGCGAAGGTAGTGGCCCTGACGTCGCGAGATCAGACCATCTATCTGGATCATTCAGACCGTCCAATTGCGACCCTGCAATGGCAGGTGGGGCAAGAAGCCGCCCTACAGCAAGAGTTACAGGGCATCGATATCCTGATTATTAATCATGGCATTAATGTTCATGGCGATCGCTCCCCCGAGGCCATTGAGGGGTCTTATCAGGTCAACGCCTTCTCGGCTTGGCGGTTGATGGAACAGTTTTTACAGACCGTCAAGAGCGATCGCGATCGCGTCCGTAAAGAACTGTGGGTGAATACCTCAGAAGCCGAAGTCAACCCCGCCTTCAGTCCCCTCTACGAACTGAGTAAACGTACCCTCGGGGATCTCGTGACCCTACGTCGCCTCGATTCCCCCTGTATTATCCGCAAACTGATTTTGGGGCCGTTTAAGAGTAACCTCAATCCCGTAGGTGTCATGTCCGGCGATCGCGTGGCCGCCAAAATCGTCAAACTCGCTCAGCGGGATGTCCGCAACATCATCGTTACTATCAATCCAGTAACCTGGGTGCTTCATCCCCTCAAGGAATTGATGGTTTCCCTCTATTTTCGTTGGCTGACTCGACCCTACCCAGTTGAGGAAACTTGTGTTAACCAGGATGTATCCACCCGGTCTTCCGACTCATGCTCCCCTCCTCAATGA
- a CDS encoding GTP-binding protein produces the protein MTDWQRFSLARARQSLRRSLARSRQPQRRGAGPQVQLHLEQLEQSLQKLESGLIRVAVFGAVSRGKSAVLNALLGQRVFATGPLNGVTQWTRSVMWQVPTPTGTIPVELIDTPGIDEIAGGERAIMAMDVAKQADLILFVVAGDLTQTEYLALCQLGELGKPLLLVFNKMDLYPELDQAQILAQLRQLGRGEQLPLGLDEIACVAAEPNPRRVRHERADGRVEEAWETPTPDVMALEEKLRSLLSSQGMALLALNALVQGREAERAIAQARLNARSEEAEQLIRDFALYKGAIVACNPLFVVDVIGGTVADLLLVRSLARLYHLPMTSHEAGKLLRTIFISAGGLLLGETLGNALFGGGKLGLLAGGFPGFLGMALSQGAIAASGSYVVGQAAKTYLEQGCTWGEAGSDTVIREILSQLGEKAIGNRQ, from the coding sequence GTGACGGATTGGCAACGTTTTTCTCTGGCTCGGGCCCGCCAAAGTTTGCGGCGATCGCTCGCCCGCAGTCGTCAACCGCAACGGCGAGGTGCCGGCCCTCAAGTCCAGTTGCACCTAGAGCAGTTAGAGCAAAGTTTACAGAAGTTGGAGAGTGGCTTGATTCGGGTGGCGGTATTTGGGGCCGTCAGTCGGGGCAAGTCGGCGGTGTTGAATGCCTTACTCGGACAACGGGTGTTTGCGACGGGCCCCCTGAATGGGGTCACCCAATGGACGCGATCGGTGATGTGGCAGGTTCCCACCCCCACGGGAACGATTCCGGTGGAGTTGATTGATACTCCCGGAATTGATGAGATTGCTGGGGGAGAACGGGCGATTATGGCGATGGATGTGGCTAAGCAGGCGGATTTAATTCTGTTTGTGGTGGCGGGGGATTTGACGCAGACGGAGTATTTGGCGTTATGTCAGTTGGGGGAGTTGGGTAAACCGCTGCTGTTGGTGTTTAACAAGATGGATTTGTATCCTGAGTTGGATCAGGCGCAAATTTTGGCTCAGTTACGTCAGTTGGGCCGGGGGGAACAGTTGCCGTTGGGCCTCGATGAGATTGCTTGTGTGGCGGCGGAACCCAATCCGCGACGGGTTCGCCATGAACGGGCCGATGGCCGGGTGGAGGAGGCCTGGGAAACTCCCACTCCTGATGTGATGGCTCTAGAGGAGAAGTTGCGATCGCTCTTATCCTCTCAAGGGATGGCTTTATTAGCCTTAAATGCTCTGGTGCAAGGACGGGAGGCGGAACGGGCGATCGCCCAGGCGAGGTTGAATGCCCGCAGTGAGGAAGCCGAGCAGTTGATTCGGGATTTTGCCCTCTATAAGGGGGCGATTGTGGCCTGTAATCCCCTGTTTGTGGTGGATGTGATTGGCGGAACGGTGGCAGATTTACTGTTGGTTCGCAGTCTTGCTCGTCTCTATCACCTGCCGATGACTAGCCATGAGGCGGGGAAACTCTTGCGAACAATTTTTATCAGTGCTGGGGGATTACTCTTAGGGGAAACCCTCGGGAATGCTCTATTTGGCGGCGGCAAGTTAGGACTGCTGGCGGGGGGATTTCCGGGATTTTTGGGCATGGCCCTGAGTCAGGGGGCGATCGCCGCCTCAGGCAGTTATGTGGTGGGACAAGCGGCAAAAACCTATTTAGAACAAGGCTGTACCTGGGGTGAGGCGGGGTCAGATACGGTGATTCGTGAGATTTTGAGTCAATTGGGGGAGAAGGCAATAGGCAATAGGCAATAG
- a CDS encoding PAS domain S-box protein — protein MYVPTNLDLFQSFLAHSPIAMAMVDCQMRYLCVSRHWCELLGGEPDSFVGRSHYECYPYNAKRWHSVHHYCLEHDRGGRWQDLQFHPSDGRSGPITWNIRPWKTPQGEIGGLILVCEDISKPKQALQQLRRQRTALSLQLTKVQAELEKARQERDRIENIRSMSQISINQAGDAVFWITRDGKIFYINDAACLSLGYTREQLLMMTIHEINPDLPPEIWPDYWDQIREFGSFTLESRHRTKDGKVFPVEITINSLVYNDEEYTCTFARDISERKHAEAELYQATLAAEAANEAKSSFLANMSHELRTPLNAIIGYSEILQEEFEDMELEDEEILTDLKSITTAGRHLLTIIQDILDFSKIEAGKMDLDPEVFNVATLVQELASTVQPLVDKNTNNIRVDCSLNVGTMDADQTKVRQVLLNLLSNAAKFTHQGTIVLSVNRQESPFSVMSGDGEPSAGIAGEMAQGQDLHPWGGLSEESVAAGEPGWICFRVSDTGIGMTREQIDHIFQPFTQGDQSTTKRYGGTGLGLAISRRFCQMMGGDITVESEPGVGSTFIVDLPAGQVAGSLTMGQEGKPVNINHHPRETTSSPPRSPEDGPLLEETAELLELPAFSNVNLKDFEPEPGSSGSLEAFEDEFAEVDVEDWWNLEDDEMEAATPSLPVQSSSEWGEAPWDETQWDESMFGDDGQEQEPPLDEETELDYWESEP, from the coding sequence ATGTACGTCCCCACGAATTTAGACCTATTTCAGTCGTTCTTGGCCCACAGTCCCATTGCCATGGCGATGGTGGATTGTCAGATGCGATATCTCTGTGTCAGCCGCCATTGGTGCGAACTCCTCGGGGGTGAGCCGGATTCCTTTGTGGGGCGATCGCACTATGAGTGCTATCCTTACAATGCAAAACGCTGGCATAGTGTTCATCATTATTGCTTGGAGCACGATCGCGGTGGACGTTGGCAAGATCTACAATTCCACCCATCTGATGGCCGCAGCGGCCCCATCACCTGGAACATTCGTCCCTGGAAAACGCCTCAGGGGGAAATTGGCGGGCTGATTCTTGTCTGTGAGGATATTAGTAAACCTAAACAGGCCCTACAGCAGCTGCGTCGACAACGAACCGCCCTCAGTCTGCAATTGACGAAAGTGCAAGCGGAGTTAGAAAAGGCGCGTCAGGAACGCGATCGCATTGAAAATATCCGCAGCATGAGTCAGATCTCCATTAACCAGGCTGGGGATGCGGTGTTTTGGATTACGCGAGACGGGAAAATCTTTTATATCAACGATGCTGCCTGTCTCTCCCTCGGCTATACCCGAGAACAGTTGTTGATGATGACCATTCACGAGATTAACCCGGATTTGCCCCCGGAAATTTGGCCCGATTACTGGGATCAGATTCGTGAGTTCGGCTCCTTTACTCTAGAATCTCGCCATCGCACCAAGGACGGCAAGGTCTTCCCCGTGGAGATTACCATCAACTCCCTGGTCTACAACGACGAAGAATATACCTGCACCTTTGCCCGGGATATTAGTGAACGCAAACACGCTGAGGCGGAACTCTATCAAGCCACCCTGGCGGCGGAGGCGGCTAATGAAGCCAAAAGTTCCTTCCTCGCTAACATGAGCCACGAGTTACGCACTCCCCTCAATGCCATTATTGGCTATAGCGAAATCCTCCAAGAAGAATTTGAGGATATGGAACTCGAGGATGAGGAAATTCTCACCGACCTCAAGAGTATCACCACGGCCGGCCGCCATTTGCTGACCATTATTCAAGATATTCTCGACTTCTCCAAAATTGAAGCCGGGAAAATGGATCTCGATCCTGAGGTATTTAATGTGGCAACCTTGGTACAGGAGTTGGCCAGCACTGTTCAACCCCTGGTGGATAAAAACACCAACAACATTCGTGTCGATTGCAGCCTCAATGTGGGGACGATGGATGCCGATCAGACGAAGGTTCGGCAAGTGCTGTTGAATTTGCTTAGCAATGCGGCGAAGTTCACTCATCAAGGAACGATTGTTTTAAGCGTGAATCGTCAGGAGTCTCCCTTTAGTGTTATGTCGGGGGACGGGGAGCCGTCGGCTGGGATAGCGGGTGAGATGGCTCAGGGCCAAGATCTCCATCCGTGGGGGGGACTCTCCGAGGAGTCGGTGGCGGCTGGGGAACCGGGCTGGATTTGCTTCCGAGTCAGCGATACGGGAATTGGTATGACTCGTGAGCAGATTGACCATATCTTTCAGCCCTTTACTCAGGGGGATCAATCGACGACGAAACGCTATGGGGGGACGGGTTTGGGATTAGCGATTAGTCGTCGTTTTTGTCAGATGATGGGAGGCGATATTACCGTGGAAAGTGAACCGGGGGTTGGCTCGACCTTTATTGTGGATTTGCCGGCGGGCCAGGTGGCGGGATCGTTAACGATGGGCCAGGAGGGGAAACCGGTGAATATCAATCATCATCCCCGAGAGACGACCAGTTCTCCGCCGCGATCGCCCGAGGATGGGCCCCTGTTGGAGGAAACGGCGGAGTTGTTGGAGTTACCGGCGTTCTCCAATGTTAACCTCAAGGATTTTGAGCCGGAACCGGGATCTTCGGGGTCGTTGGAGGCCTTTGAGGATGAGTTTGCTGAGGTTGATGTGGAGGATTGGTGGAATTTAGAGGATGATGAGATGGAAGCGGCCACACCGTCTCTACCGGTGCAGTCGTCCTCAGAGTGGGGCGAGGCCCCTTGGGATGAGACCCAATGGGATGAGAGTATGTTTGGGGATGATGGTCAGGAGCAGGAGCCTCCCTTGGACGAGGAAACGGAGTTAGATTATTGGGAGTCGGAACCGTGA
- a CDS encoding glycosyltransferase family 2 protein: MLSNPSSPSSLDLPTLDVSVVVPIYNEVESVGHLVEAIATIMEGTEFSYNIILVDDGSTDGTCDRLRELVGEYPQLNVIFLRRNYGQTAAMAAGFQEANGRIIVTLDGDLQNDPKDIPYLISTLDEGYDLVSGWRKNRQDAALTRLLPSKIANWLIGHVTGVDLHDYGCSLKVYRREIVADMNLYGELHRFLPALAFIEGARIAEVPVSHHSRQFGTSKYGLGRTFRVLMDLLTVFFLKKFLTRPMHVFGGLGILSIVSGVILGGYLTGLKLVTGANIGDRPLLTLAILLLIAGVQLFSFGLLGELLMRTYHESQRRPIYRIREILAQSPVNRSDDGSTVSTN, from the coding sequence ATGCTGTCTAACCCCTCTTCTCCCTCAAGCCTCGATCTGCCCACCCTCGATGTCTCCGTAGTCGTCCCCATCTACAACGAAGTCGAGAGTGTGGGACATTTGGTTGAGGCGATCGCCACCATCATGGAGGGGACGGAGTTCTCCTACAACATCATTCTCGTCGACGACGGCTCAACCGACGGAACCTGCGATCGCCTTCGGGAGTTAGTTGGAGAGTACCCGCAACTCAACGTCATTTTCCTGCGGCGTAACTACGGCCAAACCGCCGCCATGGCCGCCGGGTTCCAGGAAGCCAACGGACGCATCATTGTCACCCTCGATGGCGACTTACAAAACGACCCCAAAGACATCCCCTATCTCATCTCCACCCTGGACGAAGGCTATGATCTCGTCAGTGGTTGGCGAAAAAACCGCCAAGATGCTGCCCTGACTCGCCTGTTACCCTCCAAAATTGCCAACTGGCTCATTGGCCACGTCACCGGCGTTGACCTTCATGATTATGGCTGTTCCCTGAAAGTCTACCGCCGCGAAATTGTCGCCGACATGAACCTCTACGGAGAACTCCACCGCTTCTTACCGGCCCTAGCCTTCATCGAAGGGGCCCGCATCGCCGAAGTCCCCGTAAGCCACCATTCCCGCCAATTTGGCACCAGTAAATATGGCTTAGGGCGCACCTTTCGCGTCCTAATGGATCTGTTGACGGTGTTTTTCCTCAAGAAATTTCTCACCCGTCCCATGCACGTCTTTGGCGGCTTGGGGATTCTCTCGATCGTCTCAGGGGTGATTTTAGGGGGCTATCTAACCGGGTTGAAACTGGTGACAGGAGCCAATATCGGCGATCGCCCCCTGCTGACGTTAGCCATTTTGCTGTTGATTGCTGGGGTGCAATTGTTTAGCTTTGGCCTCCTCGGGGAGTTGTTGATGCGGACCTATCACGAGTCTCAACGTCGTCCCATCTATCGCATCCGAGAAATTCTGGCCCAATCCCCCGTGAACCGATCCGACGACGGGAGTACGGTTTCTACGAATTAG
- a CDS encoding TrkH family potassium uptake protein, whose translation MTVARTICLGFLGVITVGTLLLMLPISLADGSWNSLVTALFTATSATCVTGLIVVDTGSYYSFWGQLIIVALIQVGGLGYMTANTFLLILLGRRSKVRYRIALQESLDSAGLSSVSQLLKSIVALTVILELTGIFALMTIFVPEFGWPGGLWPSIFHSISAFNNAGFSLFENSLMGYVDVSQMTIIITLLIILGGIGYQVMMEVFFWLQGFFNKSKKRFRFSLHVKVVTSTTMVLLLIGFLGFFASELYNPETLLALSWGDKLQAAWFQSVTTRTAGFNSIDIGQMTTAGLFLTIALMFVGASPGSTGGGIKTTTFRVLMTCTKSVLQGRENVILYERRVPMDLIMKAVAVAVGSMMIVSLSTMVLAISEPSLQFINIFFETISAFATVGLSTGITSSFSTFGALVITLLMYSGRVGILISMAALLGDPKPSALDYADEDLLVG comes from the coding sequence ATGACTGTTGCGCGAACCATCTGTCTCGGCTTCCTCGGGGTCATCACCGTGGGAACCCTGCTGTTAATGTTGCCCATTTCCCTTGCCGATGGCAGTTGGAACTCCCTGGTGACGGCCCTCTTTACCGCCACCTCTGCCACCTGTGTCACCGGCTTGATTGTCGTTGATACCGGTAGCTATTACTCCTTCTGGGGACAATTGATTATCGTTGCCCTGATCCAAGTGGGAGGACTCGGCTATATGACCGCCAATACCTTTCTGCTGATTTTGTTAGGTCGTCGGTCTAAAGTTCGCTATCGAATTGCCCTGCAAGAATCCCTCGACTCCGCTGGTTTGTCCAGTGTCTCGCAACTCCTTAAATCCATCGTTGCCTTAACCGTTATTTTGGAACTCACAGGCATCTTCGCCTTAATGACGATTTTCGTCCCCGAATTTGGCTGGCCGGGAGGACTATGGCCGTCTATATTTCATAGTATTAGTGCCTTCAATAATGCTGGATTTAGCCTATTTGAAAATAGCTTAATGGGCTATGTTGACGTCTCCCAAATGACGATTATTATCACCCTATTGATTATCTTAGGAGGCATCGGCTACCAAGTCATGATGGAAGTCTTTTTCTGGCTACAAGGCTTCTTTAATAAAAGCAAGAAACGCTTTCGCTTCTCTCTTCATGTTAAAGTCGTAACCAGCACCACAATGGTCTTGCTGCTGATTGGTTTTCTGGGCTTCTTTGCGAGTGAGCTGTACAACCCAGAAACGTTACTAGCCTTATCTTGGGGTGATAAACTTCAGGCCGCCTGGTTTCAATCAGTCACCACCCGCACCGCAGGGTTTAATAGTATTGATATTGGTCAAATGACAACGGCGGGCCTATTCCTGACCATTGCCCTGATGTTTGTGGGAGCCAGTCCAGGAAGTACCGGCGGGGGAATTAAAACCACAACCTTTCGAGTATTGATGACTTGCACAAAATCAGTCTTGCAAGGACGTGAAAATGTCATCCTCTATGAACGGCGAGTGCCAATGGACTTAATAATGAAGGCCGTTGCCGTTGCCGTCGGTTCAATGATGATTGTCTCCCTCTCTACCATGGTTTTGGCAATCTCAGAACCCAGCCTACAGTTTATCAATATCTTTTTTGAAACAATTTCCGCCTTCGCAACCGTGGGTTTATCAACAGGAATCACCAGTAGCTTTTCAACCTTTGGTGCTCTCGTTATTACGCTCTTGATGTATTCCGGGCGAGTTGGTATTCTGATTTCCATGGCCGCGTTGTTAGGAGATCCCAAACCCAGCGCCCTTGATTATGCCGACGAGGACTTATTAGTGGGATAA
- a CDS encoding TrkA family potassium uptake protein has product MNVNLSSFNFLRSWQPENSKQFAVIGLGRFGRAVCATLHENRYEVLAVDRDEKLVNLAVNDRIADHVICLDSTEPSALKEAGLFDFDIVIVAIGNFLAESIITTLNLKEGGVKHVVTKASSEVHQKLLKKVGADRVVFPEREMGCALARALTRPRILEQFELDPDHSIVEMVIPDKFEGKTLEELDLRKSHGISVLAVGKDQGFEINPSPQARLKKGLAMVVVGSNRDLDKLPL; this is encoded by the coding sequence ATGAATGTAAATTTATCCTCGTTTAACTTCCTAAGAAGTTGGCAACCGGAAAATAGTAAACAATTTGCAGTGATTGGCTTAGGGCGATTTGGACGAGCCGTTTGTGCCACGCTGCACGAGAATCGCTATGAAGTCTTAGCCGTCGATCGCGATGAAAAGCTGGTGAACTTGGCCGTGAACGATCGCATTGCCGACCATGTCATCTGTCTGGACAGCACCGAACCATCTGCCTTGAAAGAAGCCGGCTTGTTTGACTTTGATATTGTGATTGTCGCCATTGGCAACTTCTTAGCAGAAAGTATTATTACTACCTTGAACCTCAAAGAAGGTGGCGTTAAACACGTGGTCACCAAAGCCTCCTCAGAAGTTCACCAGAAACTGCTGAAAAAAGTTGGGGCCGATCGCGTCGTTTTCCCCGAACGGGAAATGGGATGTGCCTTAGCACGGGCCCTAACCCGTCCGCGAATTTTAGAACAGTTTGAACTCGATCCGGACCATAGCATTGTGGAAATGGTCATCCCTGATAAATTTGAGGGAAAAACCCTCGAAGAACTGGACTTGCGGAAGTCTCATGGGATCAGTGTCTTGGCCGTCGGCAAGGATCAAGGATTTGAGATTAACCCCAGTCCGCAAGCACGCCTGAAAAAAGGCTTGGCGATGGTGGTGGTTGGCTCAAATCGTGACCTCGATAAACTTCCCCTATAG
- the groL gene encoding chaperonin GroEL (60 kDa chaperone family; promotes refolding of misfolded polypeptides especially under stressful conditions; forms two stacked rings of heptamers to form a barrel-shaped 14mer; ends can be capped by GroES; misfolded proteins enter the barrel where they are refolded when GroES binds): MAKIISFDEDSRRSLERGVNALADAVRITLGPKGRNVVLEKKFGAPDIVNDGITIAKEVELEDPLENAGAKLIREVASQTKDLAGDGTTTATVLAQAMIREGLKNVAAGANPVALRRGIEKSVAKLVQEIAAVAKPVEGTAIEQVATVSAGNDSEVGEMIAKAMDKVTKDGVITVEESKSLATELEVVEGMQIDRGYLSPYFVTDSERQTVEYDGAYVLITDKKISSIQEIVGVLEKVSQQSASLLIIAEDVEGEALATLVVNKARGVLNVAAIKAPGFGDRRKQMLQDIATLTGGQVISEDVGLSLDSVTPDMLGKARKVNISKDNTTLLSEDDPRQKSDVQKRITQLRQELERTDSDYDREKLQERIAKLAGGVAVIKVGAATETELRSRKLRIEDALNATKAAVDEGIVPGGGTTLIHLAKVVSEFKSSLQGEEQLGAEIVFKALEAPLSQIVDNAGGEGAVVVEKVRESEFNIGYNAISGKYEDLITAGIIDPAKVVRSALQNAGSIAGMILTTEALVVEKPEKAGPEADMGGMGGMGGMGGMGMGGMGMGGMGMGGMM, from the coding sequence ATGGCCAAAATTATTTCCTTTGATGAAGATTCACGGCGGTCTCTGGAGCGGGGGGTTAACGCCCTCGCCGATGCCGTCCGCATTACCTTAGGCCCTAAAGGTCGTAACGTTGTCCTAGAAAAGAAATTCGGGGCACCAGATATTGTCAATGACGGGATCACCATCGCCAAAGAGGTAGAACTCGAAGATCCCCTAGAGAACGCCGGGGCCAAGTTAATCCGCGAAGTGGCCTCGCAAACTAAGGATCTGGCTGGAGACGGAACCACCACCGCAACGGTTCTGGCCCAAGCCATGATTCGTGAAGGCTTAAAAAATGTTGCCGCTGGTGCTAACCCCGTCGCTCTCAGACGGGGGATTGAGAAATCTGTGGCTAAACTGGTTCAGGAAATTGCCGCCGTTGCCAAGCCTGTCGAAGGAACGGCAATTGAACAGGTAGCGACCGTCTCGGCGGGCAATGACAGCGAAGTGGGCGAAATGATCGCCAAAGCGATGGATAAGGTCACCAAAGACGGTGTGATTACCGTTGAGGAGTCCAAATCCCTGGCCACGGAACTGGAAGTGGTCGAAGGGATGCAAATCGATCGCGGCTATCTCTCCCCTTACTTTGTCACCGATTCTGAGCGGCAAACGGTGGAGTATGATGGCGCTTATGTCCTGATTACGGACAAGAAAATTAGCTCCATTCAAGAGATTGTCGGGGTCTTGGAGAAAGTCTCCCAACAGTCGGCCTCCTTACTCATCATCGCAGAAGATGTGGAAGGGGAAGCCCTGGCTACCTTAGTGGTCAACAAGGCTCGGGGTGTCCTCAATGTCGCGGCCATTAAGGCTCCTGGCTTTGGCGATCGCCGTAAGCAGATGTTACAAGACATCGCCACTCTCACTGGCGGACAGGTCATTTCTGAAGATGTGGGCTTAAGCCTTGACAGCGTAACCCCAGATATGCTAGGGAAAGCCCGCAAGGTCAACATCAGCAAAGACAACACCACCTTGCTCTCGGAAGATGATCCCCGGCAAAAATCCGACGTTCAAAAACGGATTACCCAACTGCGTCAGGAACTCGAGCGAACTGACTCCGACTACGATCGCGAAAAACTGCAAGAGCGCATTGCCAAGTTAGCCGGTGGTGTGGCAGTCATCAAAGTTGGCGCGGCCACAGAAACCGAACTGCGTAGCCGCAAACTCCGCATCGAAGACGCTCTCAACGCCACGAAAGCCGCTGTGGATGAAGGCATCGTCCCCGGTGGTGGCACGACCCTAATTCACTTGGCTAAAGTGGTTAGTGAGTTCAAATCCAGCCTCCAGGGTGAAGAACAACTCGGGGCTGAGATTGTCTTTAAAGCCCTAGAAGCGCCTCTGAGCCAAATCGTGGACAACGCCGGTGGAGAAGGTGCTGTCGTGGTTGAGAAAGTGCGCGAAAGCGAGTTCAACATCGGCTACAACGCCATCAGCGGCAAGTATGAAGACCTCATCACCGCTGGAATTATCGATCCCGCGAAGGTGGTGCGTTCGGCTCTGCAAAATGCCGGTTCCATCGCCGGGATGATCCTAACCACGGAAGCCCTGGTGGTTGAGAAGCCCGAGAAAGCTGGCCCTGAAGCCGACATGGGCGGCATGGGCGGCATGGGCGGCATGGGCGGCATGGGCATGGGCGGCATGGGCATGGGCGGCATGGGTATGGGTGGCATGATGTAA